A single genomic interval of Hafnia alvei harbors:
- a CDS encoding DNA polymerase II translates to MANTPQQGFVLTRHWRDTPAGVSVELWLATDNGPQKVSIAPQQVVAFLPAEQLPQAEKVLKNERNIEIKPLPMKDFHQRPVVGIYCRSYRQLMNLEKTLKEQGMTLYEADIRPPDRYLMERFICAPVWFSGQQDAQGVWRNTQLKPNPSYRPTLKLVSLDIETTMHGELYSIGLHGCGQRVVYMLGPENGEASQLDFDLVYVNSRPLLLEALNQWMAHYDPDAIIGWNLIQFDLRVLQKHAERYGVPLRLGRGGDALEWREHGFKQGHFFAAATGRLIIDGIEALKSAFWNFPSFSLENVSQTLLGEGKAMDDPYSRMSEIDRRFREDKPALAHYNLKDCELVTRIFEHTHLMTFLLERATVTGLNADRNGGSVAAFTHLYLPRMHRVGFVAPNQGDLPEEASPGGFVMDSRPGLYDSVLVLDYKSLYPSIIRTFLIDPVGLIEGLRQPDDEHSVAGFRGARFAREQHCLPDIVSQIWQGREAAKREKNAPLSQALKIIMNAFYGVLGSSGCRFFDPRLASSITMRGHEIMRRTRELIEAEGYPVIYGDTDSTFVWLNYAHDEKQAEAIGQRLIALINQWWKDHLQAEYGLDSALELEYECHYRRFLMPTIRGAELGSKKRYAGLKGDEMVYKGMETVRSDWTPLAQQFQQELYARIFKNQPYQEFIRDYTQRLLAGEFDDRLVYRKRLRRKLSEYQRNVPPHARAAKIADDYNRELNRPLQYQNGGWISYVITTAGPEPLERQRAPIDYDHYLSRQLQPVADAILPFMQDDFTTLVAGQLGLF, encoded by the coding sequence ATGGCAAATACCCCACAGCAAGGCTTCGTCCTCACCCGTCATTGGCGGGATACACCGGCTGGCGTGTCGGTGGAGCTGTGGCTGGCGACAGATAACGGCCCACAGAAAGTCTCTATTGCGCCGCAACAAGTCGTCGCTTTTTTACCCGCAGAGCAGCTACCACAGGCAGAGAAGGTGCTGAAAAACGAGCGCAATATTGAGATAAAACCGCTGCCGATGAAGGATTTTCATCAGCGTCCCGTCGTGGGGATTTATTGCCGTAGCTATCGCCAATTAATGAACCTTGAGAAAACCCTCAAGGAACAAGGCATGACGCTGTATGAAGCGGATATCCGCCCGCCAGATCGCTATTTGATGGAGCGTTTTATCTGCGCGCCGGTGTGGTTTTCAGGCCAGCAGGATGCACAAGGCGTTTGGCGCAATACGCAGCTAAAACCGAACCCCAGCTATCGCCCAACGCTTAAGCTGGTATCGTTAGATATTGAAACCACCATGCACGGCGAGCTTTATTCCATCGGTCTGCATGGCTGCGGCCAGCGCGTGGTGTATATGTTGGGCCCTGAAAATGGAGAGGCTAGCCAGCTCGATTTCGATCTGGTTTACGTGAACAGTCGCCCACTGTTGCTCGAAGCCTTAAATCAGTGGATGGCGCATTACGATCCTGATGCCATCATCGGTTGGAATCTGATCCAGTTTGATCTGCGCGTGCTACAAAAACACGCCGAGCGTTACGGCGTTCCCTTGCGTTTAGGCCGCGGGGGCGATGCGCTAGAGTGGCGCGAGCATGGCTTTAAACAAGGACACTTTTTCGCCGCTGCCACCGGACGCCTGATTATCGACGGCATTGAAGCCCTAAAAAGCGCGTTTTGGAATTTCCCCTCTTTCAGCTTAGAAAATGTGTCTCAAACGCTGTTAGGCGAAGGGAAGGCGATGGACGATCCCTACAGCCGAATGTCTGAAATCGATCGTCGATTCCGCGAAGATAAACCCGCGCTGGCACACTACAACCTGAAAGACTGCGAACTCGTCACCCGCATATTCGAGCATACCCATCTGATGACATTTTTGCTCGAACGCGCCACGGTCACGGGCTTAAATGCCGATCGCAACGGCGGTTCAGTTGCCGCGTTCACGCATCTTTATTTACCACGCATGCACCGCGTCGGTTTTGTCGCACCGAATCAAGGCGATTTACCCGAAGAGGCCAGCCCCGGTGGCTTCGTGATGGATTCGCGCCCCGGCCTGTATGATTCTGTGCTGGTGCTAGATTATAAAAGCCTGTACCCCTCGATTATTCGTACCTTCTTAATTGACCCCGTTGGGCTTATCGAGGGCCTGCGCCAGCCTGACGATGAACACTCCGTCGCCGGTTTTCGCGGCGCACGGTTTGCCCGCGAGCAGCACTGTTTGCCGGATATCGTGAGCCAAATATGGCAAGGCCGCGAGGCCGCTAAGCGCGAAAAAAACGCCCCGCTCTCTCAGGCGCTCAAAATTATTATGAATGCGTTTTACGGCGTATTGGGTTCAAGCGGATGTCGATTCTTCGATCCACGCCTCGCATCATCCATAACGATGCGTGGCCATGAGATTATGCGCCGCACGCGAGAGTTGATTGAAGCAGAGGGCTATCCGGTGATTTACGGCGATACGGATTCAACTTTTGTGTGGCTCAATTATGCGCACGATGAAAAACAGGCTGAAGCTATCGGACAACGCCTGATCGCCCTCATAAACCAATGGTGGAAAGATCACCTGCAAGCCGAATATGGCTTAGACAGCGCGTTAGAATTGGAATATGAATGCCACTATCGGCGCTTTTTAATGCCGACCATTCGCGGTGCCGAACTTGGCAGCAAAAAGCGCTATGCGGGTCTGAAAGGCGACGAAATGGTGTACAAAGGCATGGAAACCGTGCGTAGTGACTGGACGCCGCTGGCGCAGCAATTTCAACAAGAGCTGTATGCGCGCATATTTAAAAACCAGCCTTACCAAGAATTTATCCGCGATTACACCCAGCGCCTGTTAGCGGGCGAGTTTGACGATCGGTTGGTTTATCGCAAACGGTTAAGACGTAAACTAAGTGAATATCAGCGTAATGTTCCCCCACACGCGCGAGCGGCGAAAATTGCCGATGACTACAATCGTGAGCTTAATCGTCCATTGCAGTATCAAAACGGCGGTTGGATTAGCTATGTGATTACCACCGCAGGCCCTGAGCCATTAGAGCGCCAACGCGCCCCTATTGACTACGATCATTACCTTTCACGTCAGCTACAACCGGTTGCCGACGCTATTTTGCCGTTCATGCAGGATGACTTCACCACGCTGGTCGCAGGCCAGCTCGGGTTATTTTAG
- the rapA gene encoding RNA polymerase-associated protein RapA, with product MPFTLGQRWISDTESELGLGTVVAIDARMVTLLFPATGENRLYSRNDSPITRVMFNPGDTITSHDGWQLKIDEVKEENGLLTYIGTRLDTEEANVVMREVLLDSKLTFSKPQDRLFAGQIDRMDRFALRFRARKYQSEQFRLPWSGLRGMRASLIPHQLHIAYEVGQRHAPRVLLADEVGLGKTIEAGMIIHQQLLAGRAERILIVVPETLQHQWLVEMLRRFNLRFSLFDDARYAEAMLDATNPFETEQMVICSLDFVRRNRQRLEQMADAAWDLLVVDEAHHLAWSENAPSREYQVIEQLAEHIPGVLLLTATPEQLGQESHFARLRLLDPNRFHDYQEFVSEQQKYRPVADAVTLLLNDGHLTNEELNMLSEMIAEQDIEPLLKAANAGGTGSVDARNELVKMLMDRHGTSRVLFRNTRQGVKGFPQRELHQITLPLPSQYQTAIKVSGIMGSKKTVEARANDMLYPERIYQEFEGENATWWNFDPRVEWLMNFLTSHRDEKVLVICAQAASAVNLEQVLREREAIRGAVFHEGMTIIERDRAAAYFASQEDGAQVLLCSEIGSEGRNFQFAHHLVMFDLPFNPDLLEQRIGRLDRIGQNHDIKIFVPCLENTAQSVLVRWYHEGLDAFEHTCPTGRTIYDSSYQTLLGYLAAPSQLDGFDDFIKECRTQHDTLKVQLEQGRDRLLEMHSNGGEAAQELAEAIADQDNDVGLVNFALNLFDIVGINQDDQSDNMIILTPSEHMLVPDFPGLPQDGCTVTFDREQALSREDAQFISWEHPIIRNGLDLILSGDTGSCAVSLLKNKALPVGTLLLEAIYVVEAQAPKHLQLTRFLPPTPVRMLLDAKGTNLAAQVEFESFNRQLNSINRHTSSKLVNAVQPNVHAMLQAGEALIGEQATALINEAKREADEKLSAELARLESLKAVNPNIRDDELETLEFNRRQVLENLDQAGWRLDAIRLIVVSHQ from the coding sequence ATGCCATTTACCTTAGGTCAACGCTGGATCAGCGATACGGAAAGCGAATTAGGATTAGGAACCGTTGTGGCGATCGACGCCCGCATGGTGACATTGCTTTTCCCTGCGACCGGCGAAAACCGCCTTTACTCACGTAATGACTCCCCAATTACCCGCGTCATGTTTAATCCGGGTGACACTATCACCAGCCACGATGGCTGGCAGCTAAAGATAGATGAAGTCAAAGAGGAAAATGGTCTGCTGACATATATCGGCACCCGATTGGATACTGAAGAAGCTAACGTTGTGATGCGCGAAGTATTGCTCGATAGCAAACTAACCTTCAGCAAACCTCAAGACCGCTTGTTTGCCGGACAAATCGACCGTATGGATCGCTTTGCGCTGCGTTTCCGTGCGCGCAAATATCAAAGCGAACAGTTCCGCCTTCCGTGGAGCGGCCTGCGTGGCATGCGCGCCAGCCTGATCCCGCATCAGCTGCATATCGCTTATGAAGTGGGTCAGCGCCACGCGCCTCGCGTTCTGCTCGCCGATGAAGTGGGCTTGGGTAAAACCATTGAAGCCGGGATGATCATCCACCAGCAACTGCTGGCGGGTCGCGCTGAGCGTATCCTGATTGTGGTTCCAGAAACCTTGCAGCATCAGTGGCTGGTAGAAATGCTGCGTCGCTTCAATCTGCGCTTCTCGCTGTTTGACGATGCTCGCTACGCCGAAGCCATGCTGGATGCAACCAACCCGTTCGAAACCGAACAGATGGTGATTTGCTCGCTGGACTTTGTGCGCCGCAACCGTCAGCGCTTAGAGCAAATGGCAGATGCCGCATGGGATCTGTTAGTCGTCGATGAAGCACACCATTTGGCATGGAGCGAAAACGCGCCAAGCCGCGAATACCAAGTGATCGAGCAATTAGCCGAGCATATCCCCGGCGTGCTGCTGTTAACCGCCACCCCAGAGCAATTAGGCCAAGAGAGCCACTTTGCCCGCCTGCGCCTGCTCGATCCAAACCGTTTCCATGACTATCAAGAGTTTGTCAGCGAACAGCAGAAATATCGTCCGGTCGCCGACGCGGTGACGCTGCTGCTCAACGATGGTCATCTGACCAACGAAGAGCTCAATATGCTGAGCGAAATGATCGCCGAGCAAGATATTGAGCCATTGCTGAAAGCGGCTAACGCTGGCGGCACCGGCAGCGTTGACGCCCGTAATGAGCTGGTCAAAATGCTGATGGATCGCCACGGCACCAGCCGCGTGCTGTTCCGTAATACCCGTCAGGGCGTGAAAGGCTTCCCGCAGCGCGAACTGCATCAGATCACGTTGCCATTGCCTTCGCAGTATCAAACCGCGATTAAAGTGTCCGGTATTATGGGCAGCAAAAAAACGGTTGAAGCGCGCGCCAACGATATGCTGTATCCAGAGCGTATTTACCAAGAATTTGAAGGCGAAAATGCCACGTGGTGGAACTTCGATCCACGCGTTGAATGGCTGATGAATTTCCTGACCTCACATCGCGATGAGAAAGTGCTGGTGATTTGCGCTCAGGCGGCATCGGCAGTCAATTTGGAACAGGTACTGCGCGAGCGCGAAGCAATTCGCGGTGCGGTATTCCACGAAGGCATGACCATTATTGAACGCGACCGTGCGGCGGCCTATTTTGCTTCGCAGGAAGATGGCGCACAGGTATTGCTGTGTTCCGAAATCGGCTCTGAAGGGCGTAACTTCCAGTTCGCTCACCATCTGGTGATGTTCGACCTGCCGTTCAACCCTGATCTGCTGGAACAGCGTATTGGCCGTCTGGACCGTATTGGCCAGAATCACGACATCAAGATTTTCGTTCCTTGCCTAGAAAACACCGCGCAGTCGGTCTTGGTTCGCTGGTATCACGAAGGTCTGGATGCGTTTGAGCATACCTGCCCAACCGGACGCACCATCTATGACAGCAGCTATCAAACGCTACTGGGCTATTTGGCTGCACCGTCTCAGTTGGACGGTTTTGATGACTTCATCAAAGAGTGCCGCACTCAGCACGATACTCTGAAAGTTCAACTGGAACAGGGCCGCGATCGCCTGTTAGAAATGCATTCAAACGGCGGCGAAGCCGCGCAAGAACTGGCTGAAGCCATTGCCGATCAGGATAACGACGTTGGCTTGGTGAACTTTGCGCTGAATCTGTTTGATATCGTGGGTATCAATCAGGACGATCAGAGCGACAACATGATTATCCTGACGCCGTCAGAACATATGCTGGTGCCTGATTTCCCAGGTCTGCCGCAGGATGGCTGCACCGTCACCTTCGACCGTGAACAGGCTCTGTCACGCGAAGATGCACAGTTTATTAGCTGGGAACATCCGATTATTCGCAACGGCTTGGATCTGATCTTGTCTGGCGATACCGGTAGCTGCGCAGTTTCTTTGTTGAAAAACAAGGCATTGCCAGTGGGCACGCTGCTGTTAGAAGCCATTTACGTGGTGGAAGCTCAGGCACCGAAACACCTGCAACTGACCCGTTTCTTGCCGCCAACGCCGGTACGTATGCTGTTGGACGCGAAAGGCACCAACTTAGCCGCTCAGGTTGAGTTTGAGAGCTTTAACCGTCAGTTGAACTCCATCAACCGCCACACTTCGAGCAAGCTGGTGAACGCCGTTCAGCCGAACGTCCACGCCATGCTGCAAGCAGGCGAGGCGCTGATTGGCGAGCAAGCGACTGCGCTCATCAACGAAGCGAAACGTGAAGCCGACGAAAAACTCAGCGCTGAACTGGCGCGCTTGGAATCCTTGAAAGCCGTTAACCCGAACATTCGTGATGACGAGCTGGAAACGCTGGAATTCAACCGCCGTCAGGTGCTAGAGAACCTGGATCAGGCCGGCTGGCGTTTGGATGCGATTCGCCTCATTGTGGTGTCTCATCAATAA
- the rluA gene encoding bifunctional tRNA pseudouridine(32) synthase/23S rRNA pseudouridine(746) synthase RluA, with translation MGEYHPPREPWLHVLYQDEHIIVVNKPSGLLSVPGRAEEHRDSVMTRVQADFPIAESVHRLDMATSGVMVVALTKAAERELKRQFREREPKKSYIARIWGHMEHDEGLIDLPLICDWPNRPKQKVCFEHGKSAQTGYLVLSRDADGSTRVKLTPITGRSHQLRVHMLALGHPILGDKFYAHPEAKAMAPRLQLHAQELRITHPEFGTAMHFSCEPDF, from the coding sequence CTGGGGGAATACCATCCCCCACGTGAGCCTTGGCTGCATGTTTTATATCAAGATGAGCATATCATCGTGGTTAATAAGCCAAGCGGGTTGCTGTCTGTTCCGGGGCGTGCTGAAGAGCACAGGGACAGCGTGATGACCCGCGTTCAGGCTGATTTCCCCATAGCCGAATCGGTGCATCGGTTAGATATGGCGACCAGCGGCGTTATGGTCGTTGCGCTGACGAAAGCCGCCGAGCGCGAGCTTAAGCGCCAGTTCCGCGAACGCGAGCCGAAGAAAAGCTATATTGCCCGCATATGGGGTCATATGGAGCATGATGAAGGCCTGATCGATTTACCTTTGATCTGCGATTGGCCCAATCGGCCTAAGCAGAAAGTGTGCTTTGAGCACGGAAAATCGGCGCAAACCGGTTATCTGGTCCTAAGCCGCGATGCCGATGGTTCCACGCGAGTGAAACTGACGCCCATCACTGGTCGATCACACCAGCTGCGTGTACACATGCTGGCGCTAGGCCATCCTATTCTCGGTGATAAGTTTTACGCACATCCCGAAGCCAAAGCGATGGCTCCACGCCTTCAGCTGCACGCTCAAGAACTGCGTATTACCCATCCTGAGTTTGGCACCGCGATGCATTTTAGCTGCGAGCCTGATTTCTAA
- a CDS encoding double-cubane-cluster-containing anaerobic reductase yields the protein MSLINELPAIFDSFSDARRQGFLTVLELKEQNIPLVGTYCTFMPQEIALAAGAVVVSLCSTSDETIEEAEKDLPRNLCPLIKSSYGFGKTDKCPYFYFSDLVVGETTCDGKKKMYEYMAEFKPVHVMQLPNSASDDASRALWRAEILRLQSTLEQQFGRKISEHDLRAAIALKNQERAALSSFYRLGQLNPPALSGVEILKVVYGATFKFDKNALIDELNALTAKVRQEYEQGKRLEPRPRILITGCPIGGAAEKVVRAIEENGGWVVGYENCTGAKATEMQVSEEGDVYDALTDKYLAIGCSCISPNTQRLNLLSQMIDEYQADGVIDVILQACHTYAVESLAIKRHVRQQHDIPYMAIETDYSNSDIGQLNTRVSAFIEMM from the coding sequence ATGTCACTCATCAATGAATTACCCGCCATTTTCGATAGCTTCTCCGACGCACGCCGTCAGGGATTTCTCACCGTTTTAGAACTCAAAGAACAAAACATCCCGCTGGTGGGCACCTATTGCACCTTTATGCCACAAGAAATTGCCTTAGCCGCCGGCGCGGTGGTGGTTTCACTTTGCTCAACCAGCGATGAAACCATTGAAGAAGCAGAGAAAGATCTGCCGCGTAATCTCTGCCCGCTGATCAAGAGCAGCTACGGGTTTGGCAAAACGGATAAATGTCCCTATTTCTATTTTTCAGATCTGGTTGTGGGAGAAACTACCTGCGACGGAAAGAAAAAAATGTATGAGTACATGGCTGAGTTCAAACCGGTACATGTGATGCAACTGCCGAACAGCGCCAGCGATGACGCTTCACGTGCGCTATGGCGCGCTGAGATTTTGCGGTTACAGAGCACGCTTGAACAGCAGTTTGGCCGTAAAATTAGCGAGCACGATCTGCGTGCAGCTATTGCGCTAAAAAACCAAGAACGTGCAGCGCTGTCCTCTTTTTATCGTTTGGGCCAGCTTAATCCTCCCGCACTTTCTGGGGTAGAGATCCTTAAGGTCGTATACGGCGCCACCTTCAAATTCGATAAAAATGCGCTGATCGACGAACTCAACGCCTTAACAGCAAAAGTGCGGCAGGAATATGAGCAAGGCAAACGCCTTGAGCCACGACCACGCATTTTGATAACTGGCTGCCCAATCGGCGGCGCGGCAGAAAAAGTGGTTCGCGCCATAGAAGAAAACGGTGGTTGGGTGGTGGGTTACGAAAACTGCACCGGCGCGAAAGCCACTGAAATGCAGGTTAGCGAAGAAGGCGACGTGTACGACGCATTGACCGACAAATATCTGGCGATTGGTTGTTCGTGCATTTCCCCCAATACCCAGCGCCTGAATCTGCTTAGCCAGATGATTGACGAGTATCAGGCCGACGGCGTTATCGACGTTATTCTTCAGGCCTGCCATACCTACGCGGTGGAGTCTCTTGCCATCAAACGGCATGTGCGCCAGCAACATGATATTCCTTACATGGCAATCGAAACGGACTACTCCAACTCGGATATTGGCCAGCTTAATACTCGCGTGAGTGCGTTTATCGAAATGATGTGA
- a CDS encoding acyl-CoA dehydratase activase, translating into MSLSIGIDSGSTATKGILMSHANGGEILRRFLGPTSFRPQDTIDEAWLQLSADLSERPILTLTGYGRALVDYADKQVTEITCHGVGARFLCPNAHTVIDIGGQDSKVIHLDTDGSLTDFLMNDKCAAGTGRFLEVISRTLGTEVSLLDKLVTGVAPHPISSMCTVFAESEVISLRSAGVAPESILSGIVYAMARRSANFIGRLGVRPTILFTGGVSHCDAFRLHLSEALDTEVKTHPDAQFAGALGAALLGRRQKKRGLHGG; encoded by the coding sequence GTGAGTTTAAGTATTGGCATAGATTCTGGATCTACGGCCACCAAAGGGATCTTAATGAGCCACGCTAACGGCGGTGAGATCCTGCGCCGTTTTCTCGGGCCCACGTCGTTTCGCCCGCAGGACACGATTGATGAGGCGTGGTTACAGCTGAGTGCAGATCTAAGTGAACGACCCATACTCACGCTCACCGGCTACGGACGCGCCTTGGTGGACTACGCCGATAAGCAGGTGACAGAGATTACCTGCCATGGCGTAGGTGCGCGTTTTTTGTGTCCTAACGCTCATACGGTTATCGACATTGGCGGGCAAGACAGCAAAGTTATCCATCTGGATACGGATGGAAGCCTCACTGACTTTCTGATGAACGATAAGTGTGCCGCGGGGACCGGGCGCTTTCTCGAAGTGATATCCCGCACGCTTGGGACTGAGGTCAGTCTGCTGGATAAACTGGTTACCGGCGTAGCTCCACATCCAATTTCCAGCATGTGTACGGTATTCGCCGAGTCAGAAGTCATCAGCCTGCGTTCTGCCGGTGTGGCGCCTGAGTCTATTTTATCCGGCATCGTTTATGCTATGGCACGCCGCAGCGCCAACTTTATTGGCCGACTCGGCGTGCGCCCGACGATTTTATTTACCGGCGGCGTAAGCCATTGTGACGCGTTTCGCCTGCATCTTAGTGAAGCGCTAGACACCGAGGTAAAAACGCACCCTGATGCTCAGTTTGCAGGGGCATTAGGCGCTGCGCTCCTCGGTAGACGGCAGAAAAAGAGAGGCCTGCATGGAGGATGA
- a CDS encoding DUF3343 domain-containing protein: MEDEYLFLFHSTLGVVRLKKRLQAQNVEFKVADIPRQLSSGCGLSIRLCCPEPELSQWWVDGETSAIFRCEDETYHAVSLNA, from the coding sequence ATGGAGGATGAATATCTTTTTTTGTTCCACAGCACGCTAGGGGTTGTACGTTTGAAAAAACGGCTTCAGGCACAAAACGTGGAATTTAAAGTCGCAGATATTCCACGCCAGCTGAGCAGCGGCTGCGGATTGAGTATTCGGCTATGCTGTCCCGAGCCTGAACTGTCGCAATGGTGGGTTGACGGTGAAACATCGGCGATTTTTCGCTGCGAGGATGAGACGTATCACGCTGTCTCGCTGAACGCGTAA
- the djlA gene encoding co-chaperone DjlA — protein MQYWGKLIGLVLGLMSGTGFWGVVLGLLIGHMIDKSRQVRSSGYFSNQAQRQALFFSTTFQVMGHLTKSKGRVTEADIHVASALMERMQLHGAARTAAQQAFREGKQADFPLREKLRELRSICFGRVDLIRMFLEIQLQAAFADGSLHPNERAVLYVIAEELGFSRIQFDQFLSMMEGGRQFGGGYQQQGQYQQQGGYGGGYQRQTGPTLADACKVLGVKPNDDATTIKRAYRKLMSEHHPDKLVAKGLPPEMMEMAKQKAQEIQAAYDLIKKEKGFK, from the coding sequence ATGCAGTATTGGGGTAAATTAATCGGATTAGTTCTTGGTCTAATGTCAGGAACAGGCTTTTGGGGCGTTGTGTTAGGGCTACTTATTGGCCATATGATAGACAAGTCGCGTCAGGTGAGAAGTAGTGGCTACTTTTCTAACCAAGCGCAGCGACAGGCTCTATTTTTTAGCACAACGTTTCAGGTGATGGGGCATTTAACCAAGTCAAAAGGGCGTGTAACCGAAGCAGATATTCACGTTGCCAGTGCGCTGATGGAAAGAATGCAGCTGCACGGTGCGGCAAGAACGGCGGCGCAGCAGGCGTTTCGCGAAGGTAAGCAGGCTGATTTCCCCCTGCGTGAAAAGCTGCGAGAATTGCGCAGCATCTGCTTTGGGCGTGTCGATCTCATCCGTATGTTCTTGGAGATCCAACTGCAGGCCGCATTTGCCGATGGTTCCTTGCATCCGAATGAGCGTGCAGTGCTGTATGTGATCGCCGAAGAGCTTGGCTTCTCTCGCATTCAGTTTGATCAGTTCCTGAGCATGATGGAGGGTGGGCGCCAGTTTGGCGGTGGCTACCAGCAACAAGGACAGTATCAGCAGCAAGGCGGATACGGTGGCGGCTATCAGCGCCAAACGGGGCCAACGTTAGCGGATGCTTGCAAAGTGTTAGGTGTTAAGCCGAACGACGACGCCACGACGATCAAACGAGCGTACCGCAAGCTGATGAGCGAGCACCATCCAGATAAACTGGTAGCGAAAGGTTTGCCGCCGGAAATGATGGAAATGGCCAAACAGAAAGCGCAAGAGATTCAGGCCGCTTACGATTTAATTAAGAAGGAAAAAGGATTCAAGTAA